In Phreatobacter aquaticus, a single genomic region encodes these proteins:
- a CDS encoding Hsp20 family protein encodes MSRVPSLSSPFLLGFDQIERVLDRVTKAADGYPPYNIERVGAGANQPERLRITLAVAGFTRDQLDVTVEESQLTIRGRQQDDAEERMFIHRGIAARQFQRVFVLAEGMEVMGADLKNGLLSIDLARPEPERIVRRIDIAAQD; translated from the coding sequence ATGTCTCGCGTACCATCCCTGTCGTCGCCTTTCCTGCTGGGATTCGACCAGATCGAGCGCGTGCTCGACCGCGTCACCAAGGCCGCCGACGGTTATCCCCCCTACAATATCGAGCGGGTCGGCGCCGGTGCCAATCAGCCCGAGCGGCTGCGCATCACGCTGGCGGTGGCGGGCTTCACCCGTGATCAGCTCGACGTCACGGTCGAGGAAAGCCAGCTCACCATCCGCGGACGCCAGCAGGATGATGCGGAAGAACGGATGTTCATCCATCGCGGCATCGCCGCGCGCCAGTTCCAGCGCGTCTTCGTGCTGGCGGAAGGGATGGAGGTCATGGGAGCCGACCTGAAGAACGGGCTCCTCTCGATTGATCTTGCGCGGCCTGAACCGGAGCGCATCGTGCGGCGTATCGACATAGCCGCTCAAGACTGA
- a CDS encoding BQ00720 family protein → MISEISPDVLAKLGVSKVAYVKPIRSDDVSRMFPDAPPLPPGIDLFALVSADGSPIMVTERREDAEAGAWQNELETVSLH, encoded by the coding sequence ATGATTTCTGAGATTTCCCCCGACGTGCTGGCCAAGCTTGGCGTGTCCAAGGTTGCCTACGTGAAGCCGATCCGCTCCGACGACGTGTCGCGGATGTTCCCTGACGCACCGCCCCTGCCGCCCGGCATCGATCTGTTCGCGCTGGTGTCCGCCGACGGCTCGCCGATCATGGTGACCGAACGGCGCGAGGATGCCGAGGCAGGCGCCTGGCAGAACGAACTCGAGACGGTCAGCCTGCACTGA
- a CDS encoding DUF2336 domain-containing protein gives MAATEKIIEELEDVIENGPSNRRVETLRRVTDLFLVDAARYTHEQVALFDDVITRLGLAMETAARQELAMRLAPVPNAPPTIIRSLAQDDEIDVARPILLLCSQLDDSLLAEIAKTKSNEHRLAISRRPVVAEKVTDTLVAHGDGKVMLSLASNNGARISDAGFVRLVQRAKADDLLAECVGMRADIPPFLFRVILENAKSQVQERLIAASAARDQAQVRATVAGIADRIAVGSADSRDLTAIHRAMLGRQRKGELTEAALKGFADQKLFDETVCALSLLCGVKIDMVERLFLGERPDPILILARSIGLAWPTLKAILKIRPGSAGTSETGIEEIRETYAKLTANTALRVLRFWQIRDSSAQAS, from the coding sequence ATGGCCGCCACCGAAAAGATCATCGAAGAGCTTGAGGACGTCATTGAAAACGGCCCGAGCAACCGCCGGGTGGAAACGCTGCGGCGCGTGACCGACCTTTTCCTGGTCGATGCAGCCCGCTACACCCACGAACAGGTGGCCCTGTTCGACGATGTGATCACGCGTCTCGGGCTGGCCATGGAGACGGCGGCCCGCCAGGAACTGGCCATGCGTCTCGCCCCGGTTCCGAATGCCCCGCCGACCATCATCCGCAGCCTCGCCCAGGACGACGAGATCGACGTCGCAAGGCCCATTCTGCTTCTGTGCTCGCAGCTCGATGATTCACTGCTCGCCGAGATCGCCAAGACCAAGAGCAACGAGCATCGCCTGGCGATCTCCCGCCGCCCGGTCGTCGCCGAGAAGGTGACCGATACCCTGGTTGCCCACGGCGATGGCAAGGTGATGCTGTCGCTCGCCTCCAACAATGGCGCCCGCATCTCCGACGCTGGATTCGTCCGGCTGGTCCAGCGCGCCAAGGCCGACGACCTGCTCGCGGAATGCGTGGGCATGCGGGCGGACATTCCGCCCTTCCTGTTCCGAGTCATCCTGGAAAACGCCAAGTCGCAGGTTCAGGAGCGTCTGATCGCGGCCAGCGCCGCGCGGGATCAGGCACAGGTGCGCGCGACGGTCGCCGGCATCGCCGATCGCATCGCCGTCGGTTCTGCCGATTCGCGCGACCTCACCGCCATCCACCGCGCCATGCTGGGCCGTCAGCGCAAGGGCGAACTGACCGAAGCCGCGCTGAAGGGCTTCGCCGACCAGAAGCTGTTCGACGAGACGGTCTGCGCCTTGTCGCTGTTGTGCGGGGTGAAGATCGATATGGTCGAGCGCCTGTTCCTTGGCGAGCGGCCTGACCCCATCCTGATCCTGGCGCGTTCGATCGGCCTTGCATGGCCGACTCTGAAGGCGATCCTGAAAATCCGGCCGGGTTCGGCCGGGACCTCCGAGACGGGGATCGAGGAGATCCGGGAAACCTACGCCAAGCTGACGGCCAACACGGCCTTGAGGGTGCTGCGCTTCTGGCAGATCAGAGACAGCTCGGCCCAGGCGAGCTGA
- a CDS encoding efflux RND transporter permease subunit produces the protein MKPFNLSEWALDHRSLLWYFMIVFSFAGFFSYLNLGREEDPAFTIKTMVISAQWPGASVEETMRQVTDRIEKKLEELPSLDYTRSMTSAGQTTIFVNLKDTTKARDVDPTWLRVRNMIADIQSELPSGVVGPAFNDRFGDVYGNIYAFTSDGLTPRQLRDYVEQVRARVLTVPNVGKVDMVGTENEVIFLEFSARKLAAYGIDRQTVVNSLRAQNAVTPSGVIQAGPERISIRVGGSFTSEESLRAINLRAGDRFFRLSDVAEITRGYADPPSSLLRFDGKPAIGLAIGMKAGANLLTFGHALEAEMKKIQGELPVGVGVHLVADQPLVVEEAVSGFTKALFEAVAIVLLVSFVSLGWRAGLVVAVSIPLVLAMTFLFMEYFGISLQRISLGALIIALGLLVDDAMIAVEMMVARLELGDSLRKAATYVYSSTAFPMLTGTVVTVAGFIPVGLNSSAAGEFTFTLFVVIAVSLLLSWIVAVLFTPLLGVIILPKSLPNHHQDKGRLGKAFSSLLLGCMRHRWLTITVTLVMFGVSLGGMRFVQQQFFPASDRPELLIDWNLPQNASIAETSAQMAKFEREMLTGNADIQRWSTYVGQSAMRFVLSHDVQPSSPSFGQMVIVTKSLKARDKLKPIFEAYLRRTFIGTDGFVKLLDIGPPVGRPVAYRLSGPDVTELRTLSLKLGNVLAANPHLGVVTYDWNEPARVVRVDVMQDQARQFGITSEDIATVLNGMIGGQTATQIRDDIYLVNVVGRAIAAERNAVETLRDLQITTSDGRVIPLAAVASFRYEVEQPIVWRRSRVPTITLKAGLIDAIQPATAVEQLRPAVNQFAASLPAGFRLETAGSVEESGKAQGPIIAVAPLMLFAMATVLMLQLQSFSRLFLVFAVAPLALIGVVAALLPSGSPLGFVAILGVLALIGILIRNSVILVVQIEHLRDEGMAPWEAVVEATEHRMRPIMLTAAAASLALIPIASEVFWGPMAYAMMGGIIVGTVLTLLFLPALYIAWFRIPVPPRQQEGQGHEDEAVHA, from the coding sequence ATGAAGCCGTTCAACCTCTCGGAATGGGCGCTCGATCATCGCTCGCTGCTCTGGTACTTCATGATCGTCTTTTCGTTTGCCGGCTTCTTCTCCTATCTCAACCTTGGGCGCGAGGAAGACCCGGCCTTCACCATCAAGACGATGGTGATCTCGGCACAATGGCCCGGCGCATCGGTCGAAGAGACGATGCGCCAGGTGACCGACCGCATCGAGAAGAAGCTCGAGGAACTGCCCTCGCTTGACTACACCCGCTCGATGACATCGGCCGGCCAGACGACCATCTTCGTCAATCTCAAGGACACGACCAAGGCGCGCGACGTCGACCCGACATGGCTCCGCGTTCGCAACATGATCGCCGATATCCAGTCGGAACTGCCCAGTGGCGTTGTCGGTCCGGCCTTCAACGACCGGTTCGGCGATGTCTACGGCAATATCTACGCCTTCACCTCCGATGGGCTCACCCCCCGACAGCTGCGCGACTATGTCGAACAGGTTCGGGCGCGGGTTCTGACCGTGCCGAATGTCGGCAAGGTCGACATGGTCGGTACGGAGAACGAGGTGATCTTCCTCGAGTTCTCGGCGCGCAAGCTGGCCGCCTACGGGATCGACAGGCAGACAGTCGTCAACTCCCTTCGCGCCCAGAATGCCGTGACGCCGTCCGGCGTGATCCAGGCCGGCCCCGAGCGGATCAGCATCCGCGTCGGCGGTTCGTTCACTTCGGAGGAGAGCCTGCGGGCGATCAACCTGCGGGCGGGCGATCGCTTCTTCCGGCTGAGCGATGTCGCCGAGATCACGCGTGGCTATGCCGATCCGCCGAGCTCTCTGTTGCGCTTTGACGGCAAGCCGGCCATCGGCCTGGCCATCGGCATGAAGGCCGGCGCCAATCTTCTCACGTTCGGCCATGCGCTCGAGGCCGAGATGAAGAAGATCCAGGGCGAATTGCCTGTGGGTGTGGGCGTGCATCTGGTCGCCGACCAGCCGCTGGTCGTCGAGGAGGCCGTGTCCGGCTTCACGAAGGCCTTGTTCGAGGCCGTCGCCATCGTGCTTCTGGTCAGTTTCGTGAGCCTGGGATGGCGCGCTGGCCTGGTCGTCGCCGTCTCGATCCCGCTCGTGCTGGCGATGACCTTCCTGTTCATGGAGTATTTCGGCATCTCGCTGCAGCGCATTTCGCTGGGCGCGCTGATCATCGCGCTCGGCCTGCTGGTCGATGACGCCATGATTGCCGTGGAGATGATGGTCGCGCGGCTTGAGCTCGGCGATTCGCTCCGCAAGGCAGCCACCTACGTCTATTCATCGACCGCCTTCCCGATGCTGACGGGGACGGTCGTGACGGTGGCCGGTTTCATTCCCGTCGGCCTCAACAGCAGCGCCGCCGGCGAATTCACCTTCACCCTGTTCGTCGTGATCGCGGTGTCGTTGCTGCTGTCGTGGATCGTGGCGGTGCTGTTCACGCCGCTGCTCGGCGTCATCATCCTGCCGAAGTCCCTGCCGAACCACCATCAGGACAAGGGCAGGCTCGGCAAGGCCTTCTCGTCGCTGCTGCTGGGCTGCATGCGTCATCGCTGGCTGACGATCACCGTGACACTGGTCATGTTCGGCGTCTCCCTCGGTGGCATGCGCTTCGTCCAGCAACAGTTCTTCCCCGCGTCGGACCGCCCAGAACTGCTGATCGACTGGAACCTGCCGCAGAACGCCTCCATCGCGGAGACATCGGCGCAGATGGCCAAGTTCGAGCGGGAGATGCTGACAGGCAATGCCGATATCCAGCGCTGGTCGACCTATGTCGGGCAGAGTGCCATGCGCTTCGTCCTGTCGCATGATGTGCAACCGTCCTCGCCCTCCTTCGGCCAGATGGTCATTGTGACCAAGAGCCTGAAGGCACGCGACAAACTGAAGCCGATCTTCGAAGCCTATCTGCGGCGCACCTTCATCGGCACCGATGGCTTCGTGAAATTGCTCGACATCGGCCCCCCGGTCGGCCGGCCCGTCGCCTACCGGCTGAGCGGCCCCGATGTGACCGAGCTGCGCACCCTTTCGCTTAAACTCGGGAACGTGCTCGCGGCCAATCCGCATCTCGGTGTGGTGACCTATGACTGGAACGAGCCCGCCCGCGTCGTGCGCGTCGACGTGATGCAGGACCAGGCCCGCCAGTTCGGCATCACCTCGGAGGATATCGCGACCGTTCTCAACGGCATGATTGGCGGCCAGACCGCCACCCAGATCCGCGACGACATCTATCTGGTCAATGTTGTCGGCCGCGCGATCGCAGCCGAACGCAATGCGGTGGAGACCCTGCGTGATCTGCAGATCACCACCAGCGATGGCCGGGTCATTCCGCTCGCCGCGGTGGCGTCGTTCCGATACGAGGTCGAACAGCCGATCGTCTGGCGCCGTTCGCGCGTGCCGACCATCACGCTGAAGGCCGGCCTCATCGATGCGATCCAGCCGGCAACGGCGGTGGAACAGCTGCGGCCTGCGGTCAACCAGTTCGCGGCCTCGCTGCCAGCGGGCTTCAGGCTGGAGACCGCCGGCAGCGTCGAGGAAAGCGGCAAGGCGCAAGGGCCGATCATTGCGGTTGCGCCCCTCATGCTGTTCGCGATGGCGACCGTTCTGATGCTGCAGCTGCAGAGCTTCAGCCGTCTCTTCCTGGTCTTCGCGGTGGCGCCGCTGGCGCTCATCGGCGTCGTGGCGGCCCTGTTGCCAAGCGGCTCGCCGCTGGGCTTCGTTGCGATCCTCGGCGTGCTCGCCCTGATCGGCATCCTGATCCGCAATTCCGTGATCCTGGTCGTCCAGATCGAACACCTCCGCGATGAGGGGATGGCGCCCTGGGAGGCGGTGGTGGAGGCGACCGAGCACCGCATGCGGCCGATCATGCTGACGGCGGCCGCCGCGAGCCTGGCGCTGATCCCGATCGCCAGCGAAGTGTTCTGGGGCCCCATGGCCTATGCCATGATGGGCGGCATCATCGTGGGCACGGTGCTGACGCTGCTGTTCCTGCCGGCGCTCTACATCGCATGGTTCCGGATCCCTGTCCCGCCGCGGCAGCAGGAAGGCCAGGGCCACGAGGACGAGGCCGTCCACGCCTGA
- a CDS encoding efflux RND transporter periplasmic adaptor subunit produces MNRSIVLIAIGALSLAGCGPAAEAPPPIVRPVLSVVVAPLESQAMRFVGSIEPQVRTALGFQILGRLLSRTVDVGDLVRQGQGLATIDPIALELAVRSSEASLAGARAELVNATNTEERKRTLRQTGAATQADLESAEQALEAARSSLQRSQSDLLKAREQLGYARLTAGFDGVVTAVSAEVGQVVSPGQSVVTIARPGLRDAIVDIPELIAGDVRIGTPFLIALQLDTSVTVGGTVREIAPLADASTRTRRIRIALDNPGETFRLGSNITAALTTKGPDRILLPASAVLERDGKTKVWIVDPAALTVTTRDASVTRISDNLVEVTSGVSAGDRVVTAGVNSLAEGQRVRILGAQ; encoded by the coding sequence ATGAACCGCTCCATCGTTCTGATCGCCATCGGCGCCTTGAGCCTTGCAGGCTGCGGCCCGGCCGCCGAGGCGCCCCCACCCATCGTGAGACCTGTCCTCTCTGTGGTCGTGGCCCCGCTCGAGAGCCAGGCCATGCGCTTCGTCGGCTCGATCGAGCCGCAGGTGCGAACAGCCCTCGGCTTCCAGATTCTCGGGCGACTGCTGAGCCGGACTGTCGATGTCGGCGACCTCGTCCGGCAGGGACAGGGTCTGGCCACGATCGATCCGATTGCGCTGGAACTGGCGGTCCGCTCGTCCGAGGCGTCTCTGGCCGGCGCGCGCGCCGAACTCGTCAATGCGACGAACACCGAGGAACGCAAGCGCACGCTCCGCCAGACCGGCGCCGCGACACAGGCCGATCTTGAGAGCGCGGAGCAAGCGCTGGAGGCCGCGCGATCCTCGTTGCAGCGCTCGCAGTCGGACCTCCTCAAGGCCCGCGAGCAATTGGGCTATGCCCGGCTCACGGCGGGCTTCGATGGCGTCGTCACCGCGGTCTCGGCCGAAGTTGGCCAGGTCGTATCGCCAGGCCAATCGGTGGTCACCATCGCCCGTCCCGGTCTGCGTGACGCCATCGTCGACATTCCCGAACTGATCGCCGGCGATGTCCGCATCGGCACGCCCTTCCTGATCGCACTCCAGCTCGATACGAGCGTCACCGTAGGCGGCACCGTGCGCGAGATCGCGCCGCTGGCCGATGCCTCGACGCGCACCCGGCGCATCAGGATCGCCCTCGACAATCCCGGCGAAACCTTCCGCCTCGGTTCAAACATCACCGCGGCCCTCACGACCAAGGGTCCGGATCGCATCCTCCTGCCGGCATCGGCGGTCCTGGAGCGCGACGGCAAGACGAAGGTCTGGATCGTCGATCCGGCGGCCCTCACGGTCACGACACGGGACGCATCAGTGACCAGAATCTCGGACAATCTGGTGGAAGTCACATCCGGGGTCTCCGCCGGAGACCGGGTCGTGACGGCAGGGGTCAACAGCCTGGCTGAAGGTCAGCGCGTGCGTATTCTCGGAGCTCAGTGA
- a CDS encoding efflux RND transporter periplasmic adaptor subunit — protein sequence MSPSRLVSTPSLFALALALAGCQDKTEQAQPAVPLVTIASMAPQPYAPAVTLTGTIAARIQSDLSFRVSGRMTERLVDVGVHVDKGQVLARIDPVQQQAELRAAQASTSSAEAQLRQASAVFDRQKALLGDGFTTRSNYDQAERALRVAQAMTEQAKAQMRIAEDALSYTELRADAAGVITARNVDVGEVAQAAQVVFTLAQDGPRDAVFEVNESLLLQPSDGLSIDVVLVSRPDIRTLGTVRQVSPTVNTRNGTVRIKIGLDNPPAEMTLGAVVSGTGRGRPLPAFMLPWRALSSADGRPAVWRFNPQDRTVSLQKVAVAAHESGSFVVSNGLAAGDMVVTDGTKLLRPNQVVEISPGAAR from the coding sequence ATGTCACCATCCCGCCTCGTCTCCACCCCGTCCCTGTTCGCCCTGGCCTTGGCTCTGGCAGGCTGCCAGGACAAGACCGAACAGGCCCAGCCGGCCGTACCGCTTGTGACAATCGCCAGCATGGCGCCCCAGCCTTACGCACCAGCCGTCACACTCACCGGCACGATCGCTGCCCGCATCCAGAGCGACCTGTCGTTCAGGGTCAGCGGACGGATGACCGAGCGGCTGGTGGATGTCGGCGTCCATGTCGACAAGGGTCAGGTCCTGGCGCGCATCGATCCGGTGCAGCAGCAGGCCGAACTCCGCGCAGCCCAGGCCAGCACATCCTCGGCCGAAGCGCAGTTGCGCCAGGCCTCCGCGGTTTTTGACCGGCAGAAGGCACTGCTGGGCGACGGGTTCACCACGCGCAGCAATTACGACCAGGCCGAGCGTGCCCTGCGTGTCGCACAAGCGATGACGGAGCAGGCGAAGGCCCAGATGAGAATTGCCGAGGATGCCCTGTCCTATACGGAACTGCGGGCCGACGCGGCGGGTGTCATCACGGCGCGCAACGTCGATGTCGGCGAAGTCGCCCAGGCCGCTCAGGTGGTCTTCACCCTCGCTCAGGACGGCCCGCGTGACGCCGTGTTCGAGGTGAATGAATCGCTGCTTCTGCAGCCGAGCGACGGGCTGTCGATCGATGTCGTGCTCGTCTCGCGCCCGGACATCCGGACCCTGGGGACGGTCCGGCAGGTCTCCCCGACGGTCAACACCCGAAACGGGACCGTTCGCATCAAGATCGGACTGGACAATCCACCTGCCGAGATGACGCTTGGAGCCGTCGTCAGCGGCACGGGCCGGGGGCGCCCCCTGCCCGCCTTCATGCTGCCGTGGAGGGCGCTGTCGTCCGCCGATGGGCGACCGGCCGTCTGGCGCTTCAACCCACAGGACCGCACGGTCAGTCTGCAGAAGGTTGCCGTGGCCGCCCATGAGTCCGGCAGCTTCGTCGTGTCCAACGGCCTGGCCGCAGGCGACATGGTCGTCACCGACGGGACCAAACTGCTCCGTCCAAACCAGGTTGTCGAAATCTCGCCGGGGGCCGCGCGATGA
- a CDS encoding TetR/AcrR family transcriptional regulator: MTIRRAGVRAEKKAARPAEILEATFQEFLDKGYDAARVEDIAARLGISKGAVYFYFGSKEALFAAMIGDLSTNLMANLAETEEVARGSATERLRACITLHFRRVTAAPRGREVIRFLLAEGRKFPDLVDRHFNEFAVPVFAMCQRIIADGIASGEFKPSAAELHPQMLLSPILAVAVDLLIHGDRRVVDEAITIEGYLKAIFSGISATPDPVV; the protein is encoded by the coding sequence ATGACCATACGTCGAGCGGGAGTGCGGGCAGAGAAGAAGGCCGCGCGTCCGGCCGAGATCCTGGAGGCCACGTTCCAGGAATTCCTCGACAAGGGTTACGACGCCGCCAGGGTCGAGGACATCGCGGCGCGCCTCGGGATTTCCAAGGGCGCCGTCTACTTCTATTTCGGCAGCAAGGAGGCCCTGTTCGCCGCGATGATCGGCGACCTCTCGACCAATCTCATGGCCAATCTGGCCGAGACCGAGGAGGTTGCCCGTGGGTCGGCGACGGAACGGTTGAGGGCCTGCATCACGCTCCATTTCAGGCGCGTCACCGCGGCCCCCAGGGGCCGCGAGGTGATCCGCTTCCTGCTGGCGGAAGGGCGCAAGTTCCCTGACCTTGTGGACCGTCACTTCAACGAGTTCGCCGTGCCGGTCTTTGCCATGTGCCAGCGGATCATCGCGGATGGCATTGCGTCCGGCGAGTTCAAGCCCTCGGCTGCCGAGCTTCATCCGCAAATGCTGCTGTCGCCCATTCTCGCCGTGGCGGTGGATCTGCTCATTCACGGCGATCGCCGGGTGGTCGACGAGGCCATCACCATCGAAGGCTATCTCAAGGCCATTTTCTCGGGCATTTCCGCGACGCCCGACCCGGTGGTTTGA
- a CDS encoding molybdopterin guanine dinucleotide-containing S/N-oxide reductase: MADGIASNDAGFKPHTSHWGVFSARMKDGALDIRPHPGDPDPNGIIGNFPGALRHRARIAEPMVRKGWLENGPGPDERRGRDEFVAVSWDKVIELLGGELARVKDQFGPGAVFGGSYGWASAGRFHHAQSQIHRFLNVALGGYVRSVNSYSSGASSVLLPQILAGYEEITKRNVSWDQIAEHTDIVLAFGGMALKNSMVAGGSISQHVERGAMDRARARGCDFVLVSPLKADLPDEAGAEWIAGMPGTDTAMMMGIVHTLVVEGLADRAFLDRYTEGWPVFERYLMGETDGQPKDAAWASGITGIAADEIVALARRLAGKRAVIVVSHSLQRAEHGEQPVWMGMVLAAALGQIGLPGGGYAYALGAIGYYGRRFNAVPGPTLSQGRNGVADFIPVARISDMLLKPGTTYRYNGQTRTYPQIKLVYWAGGNPFHHHQDLNRLRKAFARLDTLVVHELGWTATARHADIVLPCTMTLEREDIGFSSNDPLMVAMHQVAEPYGKARDDYAIFADLAERLGAREAFTEGRTAREWLAHLYETTRAGLAKQGLPAPSFEEFWTQGLMELPQLPDDGGEMRRFRDDPVAHPLSTPSGKIEIFSAKIDGHGDADCPGHPVWLDKTEVPRPAAPLFLVANQPATRLHSQLDFGGHSSDAKHRGREVARMHPEDAKARGIGDGDIARLFNERGACLAAVRVTATVRKGVIQLPTGAWFDPADPSEETSLCVHGNPNVLTRDVGTSSFAQGCAGQLTVVEVERFEGNLPPIQAFDPPVSVAV, translated from the coding sequence ATGGCCGATGGAATCGCTTCGAACGATGCGGGTTTCAAGCCACACACGTCGCATTGGGGCGTTTTCTCGGCGCGGATGAAGGACGGAGCGCTCGACATCCGGCCACATCCCGGCGACCCGGATCCGAATGGCATCATCGGCAATTTCCCGGGCGCGCTCCGGCATCGGGCGCGCATCGCCGAGCCCATGGTCCGCAAGGGCTGGCTGGAGAACGGTCCCGGTCCCGATGAAAGGCGCGGTCGCGATGAATTCGTGGCGGTGAGCTGGGACAAGGTCATCGAGCTTCTGGGCGGCGAGCTTGCCCGCGTGAAGGACCAGTTCGGACCGGGCGCGGTGTTCGGCGGTTCCTATGGCTGGGCCAGCGCCGGCCGCTTCCACCATGCTCAGAGCCAGATTCACCGCTTCCTCAATGTCGCGCTCGGCGGCTATGTCCGCTCGGTCAATTCCTATTCGTCGGGCGCCTCTTCCGTCCTGCTGCCGCAGATTCTCGCCGGCTATGAGGAGATCACCAAGCGCAACGTCTCCTGGGACCAGATCGCCGAGCACACCGACATCGTGCTGGCATTCGGCGGCATGGCGCTGAAGAACTCGATGGTTGCCGGCGGCTCGATCAGCCAGCATGTCGAGCGCGGCGCGATGGACCGCGCCCGAGCGCGCGGCTGCGACTTCGTGCTGGTTAGTCCGCTCAAGGCCGATCTGCCCGACGAGGCCGGCGCCGAATGGATCGCCGGCATGCCCGGCACCGACACCGCCATGATGATGGGCATCGTCCACACCCTCGTCGTCGAGGGCCTTGCCGATCGCGCCTTCCTCGATCGCTACACCGAGGGCTGGCCGGTCTTCGAACGCTACCTGATGGGCGAGACCGACGGCCAGCCGAAGGATGCCGCCTGGGCCTCCGGCATCACCGGCATCGCCGCCGACGAGATCGTCGCGCTCGCCCGGCGGCTCGCCGGCAAGCGGGCCGTGATCGTCGTCTCCCACTCCCTCCAGCGCGCCGAACATGGCGAACAGCCGGTCTGGATGGGCATGGTGCTGGCAGCCGCCCTCGGCCAGATCGGCCTGCCCGGCGGCGGCTACGCCTATGCGCTGGGCGCCATCGGGTATTATGGGCGGCGGTTCAATGCCGTGCCGGGGCCGACCCTGTCGCAGGGCCGCAATGGTGTCGCGGACTTCATTCCCGTCGCGCGCATCTCGGACATGCTCCTGAAGCCCGGCACGACCTATCGCTATAACGGGCAGACCCGCACATACCCTCAGATCAAGCTGGTCTATTGGGCCGGCGGCAATCCGTTCCACCACCACCAGGACCTCAACCGGCTGCGCAAGGCCTTCGCCAGGCTCGACACGCTGGTCGTCCACGAACTCGGCTGGACAGCGACCGCCCGCCACGCCGATATCGTCCTGCCCTGCACGATGACGCTGGAGCGCGAGGATATCGGCTTCTCCTCCAACGACCCGCTCATGGTCGCGATGCACCAGGTCGCCGAGCCCTATGGCAAGGCGCGCGATGACTACGCGATCTTCGCCGATCTGGCCGAGCGGCTCGGCGCGCGCGAGGCCTTCACCGAGGGGCGGACCGCCCGCGAATGGCTCGCTCATCTCTATGAGACGACGCGCGCCGGCCTCGCCAAGCAGGGATTACCCGCGCCATCCTTCGAGGAGTTCTGGACGCAAGGGCTGATGGAGTTGCCGCAGCTGCCCGACGATGGCGGCGAGATGCGCCGGTTCCGCGACGATCCCGTCGCCCATCCGCTGTCCACCCCCAGCGGAAAGATCGAGATCTTCTCCGCCAAGATCGATGGCCACGGCGATGCCGATTGTCCGGGTCATCCGGTCTGGCTCGACAAGACCGAGGTTCCGCGGCCGGCGGCGCCGCTGTTCCTGGTGGCCAACCAGCCGGCCACGCGCCTGCACAGCCAGCTCGATTTCGGCGGCCACAGCAGCGATGCCAAACACCGCGGCCGTGAAGTTGCACGGATGCATCCGGAGGATGCCAAGGCGCGCGGCATCGGTGATGGCGACATCGCCCGGCTGTTCAACGAGCGCGGCGCCTGCCTCGCCGCCGTCCGGGTGACCGCTACGGTCCGCAAGGGCGTGATCCAGCTGCCAACCGGTGCCTGGTTCGATCCGGCCGATCCGAGCGAGGAGACATCGCTCTGCGTCCATGGCAATCCGAACGTGCTGACCCGCGATGTCGGCACGTCGAGTTTCGCCCAGGGGTGCGCCGGCCAGTTGACGGTGGTCGAGGTCGAGCGGTTCGAGGGCAATCTGCCGCCGATCCAGGCCTTCGATCCGCCCGTCAGCGTGGCGGTCTGA